The proteins below are encoded in one region of Streptomyces roseirectus:
- a CDS encoding DUF305 domain-containing protein, with protein MRSRRTWVVTAALFALALTGCDSGADDASKGASKSAGSGGPTVVVPGKPGEENRTMSAEEAAGHRAQDDSPNSADVEYAQMMIVHHEQALKMTELVPQRAQSTAVKGLADRISAAQAPEIEVMRDWLKVNKKPVEARGHAAHGAMPGMATDAQLAELRGAKGKAFDTLFLTLMITHHEGAITMATDVKSQGNNIQVEEMADDVVAQQTSEISRMRAMLR; from the coding sequence GTGCGCTCTCGCCGCACCTGGGTGGTCACCGCCGCGCTGTTCGCGCTCGCCCTGACCGGCTGCGACTCGGGGGCGGACGACGCCTCGAAGGGCGCGTCGAAGAGTGCGGGCAGCGGCGGGCCGACGGTAGTGGTGCCGGGGAAGCCGGGCGAGGAGAACCGCACGATGTCCGCCGAGGAGGCGGCCGGGCACCGGGCGCAGGACGACTCGCCGAACTCGGCGGACGTCGAGTACGCGCAGATGATGATCGTCCACCACGAGCAGGCGCTGAAGATGACCGAACTCGTCCCGCAGCGCGCGCAGTCGACGGCCGTGAAGGGGCTCGCCGACCGGATATCGGCCGCGCAGGCACCCGAGATCGAGGTCATGCGGGACTGGCTGAAGGTGAACAAGAAGCCCGTGGAGGCGCGGGGTCACGCGGCGCACGGCGCGATGCCGGGGATGGCGACGGACGCCCAACTCGCCGAACTGCGCGGGGCGAAGGGCAAGGCGTTCGACACACTCTTCCTCACCCTGATGATCACCCACCACGAGGGGGCGATCACCATGGCGACGGACGTCAAGTCGCAGGGGAACAACATCCAGGTCGAGGAGATGGCGGACGACGTGGTCGCCCAGCAGACCAGCGAGATCTCCAGGATGCGCGCGATGCTGCGGTGA
- a CDS encoding DUF6214 family protein, with the protein MLETSFLNLSDRRAEDAEVAVRPAWEVRESGAATAWYTVRLAFPDRARVEVLAVVGAGGVCIEDVKAEPPLSLIDLTVLADWIEGPLFEVCGGRQGEEGSRRSRPSWPGGTEGARLVAQEYRAAQEAGGDPVLAVMAATGHSRRRSLMLIAQARDAGLLTARHSRG; encoded by the coding sequence GTGCTAGAAACATCGTTTCTTAATCTTTCCGATCGTCGCGCCGAGGACGCCGAGGTCGCGGTGCGGCCCGCGTGGGAAGTGCGGGAGAGCGGCGCCGCGACCGCCTGGTACACCGTCCGCCTGGCCTTCCCCGACCGCGCCCGCGTCGAGGTCCTGGCGGTCGTCGGGGCCGGTGGCGTCTGCATCGAGGACGTCAAGGCCGAACCCCCGCTGTCCCTGATCGACCTCACGGTGCTCGCCGACTGGATCGAGGGGCCGCTGTTCGAGGTGTGCGGCGGGCGTCAGGGCGAGGAGGGCTCGCGCCGATCCCGTCCGTCGTGGCCGGGCGGGACCGAGGGGGCCCGGCTCGTCGCCCAGGAGTACCGGGCCGCGCAGGAGGCGGGCGGCGACCCGGTCCTCGCGGTGATGGCGGCGACCGGGCACAGCAGGCGCCGGTCGCTGATGCTCATCGCGCAGGCGAGGGACGCCGGTTTGCTGACGGCGCGTCACTCCCGGGGCTGA
- a CDS encoding FAD-dependent oxidoreductase, with translation MPRVAVVGSGPSGVYTAQCLVERDPDVLVDVLDRLPCPYGLVRYGVAPDHEKIKSLQNNLRTVLEHDRVRFLGGVEVGPSCVTVVRLRQLYDAVVYCVGAAGDRRLGIDGERLPGSWSATEFVSWYSAHPDAGADGFLTGVRSAVVIGVGNVAVDVARILARAEAELSPTDIPQAALLALAASGVREVHMVGRRGPSQARFTTKELRELGGLPGVDVTTDARELALDPGYADPSGLPAAQRRNVEVLRGWARPETDSAGRRIHVRFFLRPVALLPGERGRVGAVRFERTVPDGVGGVVGTGEFEEIRAELVLRSVGYRGVPLEGLPFDAALGTVPHTAGRVLRNGVVAPGEYVAGWIKRGPTGVIGTNRPCAKETAASLLADLTDRQLTDPLPLLRSSGVEPVGWEGWRAIERAEAVWGASLGRGVVKLPDWAALRAAVGPGA, from the coding sequence GTGCCGCGTGTCGCCGTCGTCGGGTCAGGACCGAGCGGGGTCTACACCGCCCAGTGCCTGGTGGAACGCGATCCGGACGTGCTCGTGGACGTCCTGGACCGGCTGCCGTGCCCCTACGGACTCGTCCGCTACGGCGTCGCCCCGGACCACGAGAAGATCAAGTCCCTCCAGAACAACCTGCGGACGGTCCTGGAGCACGACCGGGTCCGCTTCCTCGGCGGCGTCGAGGTCGGCCCGTCCTGTGTGACGGTCGTACGACTGCGCCAGTTGTACGACGCCGTCGTGTACTGCGTCGGCGCGGCCGGTGACCGCAGGCTCGGGATCGACGGCGAGCGGCTGCCGGGCAGCTGGTCGGCGACGGAGTTCGTGTCCTGGTACAGCGCACACCCCGACGCCGGCGCGGACGGCTTCCTGACCGGCGTCCGCTCGGCCGTCGTGATCGGCGTCGGCAACGTCGCGGTGGACGTGGCGCGGATCCTGGCCCGCGCCGAGGCCGAGCTGAGCCCCACCGACATCCCGCAGGCGGCGCTGCTCGCGCTGGCGGCGAGCGGGGTGCGCGAGGTGCACATGGTGGGCCGGCGGGGTCCCTCGCAGGCCCGGTTCACGACGAAGGAGCTGCGCGAGCTGGGCGGTCTGCCGGGCGTCGATGTCACCACGGACGCACGGGAGTTGGCGCTCGATCCGGGGTACGCCGACCCGTCGGGGCTCCCTGCGGCGCAGCGGCGCAACGTGGAGGTGCTGCGGGGCTGGGCGCGTCCAGAGACCGACAGCGCGGGCCGCCGTATCCACGTGCGTTTCTTCCTCCGGCCCGTCGCGCTGCTGCCCGGCGAGCGGGGGCGGGTGGGTGCCGTCCGGTTCGAGCGAACCGTGCCCGACGGCGTCGGCGGCGTCGTGGGGACGGGTGAATTCGAGGAGATCCGGGCGGAGTTGGTGCTGCGGTCGGTCGGTTATCGCGGGGTGCCGCTGGAGGGGCTGCCGTTCGACGCGGCGCTCGGCACGGTGCCGCACACGGCCGGGCGGGTGCTGCGGAACGGTGTGGTGGCGCCCGGCGAGTACGTGGCCGGGTGGATCAAGCGCGGGCCGACGGGCGTCATCGGGACGAACCGGCCGTGCGCGAAGGAGACGGCGGCCTCACTGCTGGCTGACCTGACCGACCGTCAACTCACGGATCCTCTGCCACTGTTGCGGTCGTCCGGGGTGGAGCCGGTCGGCTGGGAGGGGTGGCGGGCGATCGAGCGGGCCGAGGCGGTGTGGGGCGCGTCGCTCGGGCGGGGTGTGGTGAAGCTGCCGGACTGGGCGGCGCTGCGGGCGGCGGTCGGTCCGGGCGCCTGA
- a CDS encoding nucleobase:cation symporter-2 family protein: protein MTVHPVDEVPPIRHLAAFGLQHVLAMYAGAVAVPLIVGGAMKLSAADLAYLITADLLVCGIATLIQCVGFWRFGVRLPIMQGCTFAAVSPMVLIGTTGGGLPAIYGSVIVAGLAIVLLAPVFGKLLRFFPPLVTGTVILVIGLSLLPVAGNWAAGGVGSADFGAPKNVGLAAFVLAVVLAVQRFGPPFLSRVAVLAGILVGLAVAIPLGFTDFGGVGDADWVGVSTPFHFGAPVFEASAIISMLVVALVTMTETTGDLIAVGELTGREVKEGPLADGLRADGLSTVLGGVFNTFPYTAYAQNVGLVGMTRVKSRWVVAAAGGILVVLGLLPKLGAVVAAVPAPVLGGAGLAMFGTVAASGLRTLAGVDFRDNHNLTVVAVSVAVGLLPVGVPTVYEKFPDWFQTVMNSGISAGCLTAIVLNLLFNHLPAGAGSPVAARTDG from the coding sequence ATGACCGTCCATCCCGTCGACGAGGTGCCGCCGATACGCCACCTCGCCGCCTTCGGCCTCCAGCACGTGCTCGCGATGTACGCGGGCGCGGTGGCCGTCCCGCTGATCGTGGGCGGGGCGATGAAGCTGTCGGCGGCCGACCTGGCGTACCTGATCACGGCGGATCTGCTGGTGTGCGGGATCGCCACGCTGATCCAGTGCGTGGGGTTCTGGCGGTTCGGGGTGCGGCTGCCGATCATGCAGGGCTGCACGTTCGCGGCGGTGTCGCCGATGGTGCTGATCGGCACGACGGGCGGTGGACTCCCCGCGATCTACGGGTCGGTGATCGTGGCGGGGCTCGCGATCGTGCTGCTGGCACCGGTGTTCGGGAAGCTGCTGCGGTTCTTCCCGCCGCTGGTGACCGGGACGGTGATCCTGGTGATCGGTCTGTCGCTGCTGCCGGTCGCCGGCAACTGGGCTGCGGGCGGGGTCGGTTCGGCGGACTTCGGGGCGCCGAAGAACGTCGGGCTCGCCGCGTTCGTCCTCGCCGTCGTCCTGGCCGTGCAGCGGTTCGGGCCGCCGTTCCTGTCGCGGGTCGCGGTGCTCGCGGGGATTCTCGTGGGGCTCGCGGTGGCGATCCCTCTCGGGTTCACGGACTTCGGCGGGGTCGGGGACGCGGACTGGGTGGGGGTCAGCACGCCGTTCCACTTCGGGGCGCCGGTGTTCGAGGCGTCGGCGATCATCTCGATGCTGGTCGTCGCGCTGGTGACGATGACCGAGACGACGGGTGACCTGATCGCGGTCGGCGAGCTCACCGGCCGCGAGGTGAAGGAGGGCCCGCTCGCGGACGGGCTGCGCGCGGACGGGCTGTCGACCGTGCTGGGCGGGGTGTTCAACACGTTCCCGTACACGGCGTACGCGCAGAACGTGGGGCTCGTCGGGATGACGCGGGTGAAGAGCCGGTGGGTCGTCGCGGCGGCGGGCGGCATCCTCGTCGTCCTCGGGCTGCTGCCGAAGCTCGGCGCGGTGGTCGCGGCCGTGCCGGCGCCCGTGCTGGGCGGGGCGGGGCTCGCGATGTTCGGGACGGTCGCGGCGAGCGGCCTGCGCACGCTCGCCGGGGTCGACTTCCGGGACAACCACAATCTGACGGTCGTCGCCGTGTCGGTCGCGGTCGGGCTGCTGCCGGTCGGGGTGCCGACCGTGTACGAGAAGTTCCCCGACTGGTTCCAGACGGTGATGAACAGCGGGATCAGCGCGGGCTGCCTCACCGCGATCGTCCTCAATCTGCTCTTCAACCACCTTCCGGCCGGGGCGGGTTCACCGGTGGCCGCGCGAACGGACGGCTGA